The genomic stretch gcgcccgccacaaggccatggcgcccaccacaagcacaaaatgaggcgccttattggaagtagtggggaacgtggaagttgagggaagttgagcttggacacgtcatggcagggcCTATAGCGCCAGCCATGAGGTAGGCCACAggtacaaaatgctgaattttagggtttttagctttttttcactccttttctcgatcggggctccgattaaagtaaaaacctgaaaacaaaggaaaacataacaataacacaacaaaataacataaaaacaactagaatgcatgtgaaatcggagtcgaaaatacggtaaatttcagtgttatcaaactctcccacacttaaacctttgcttgtcctcaagcaaaacattaaaaagctcataaaagaaaaactggtgtaaatgagtgcttcaggtaaaaaatttaagttcaagtcgggatgcagcgataggtactaactgagtgaactaagggtatcatgatgacactaatccgcaaatacggacataaacttcattcctatattaaccaacccacattatcccacaatacctaggcccgcctcttcatctctttttgtgtccttttcattcaggcgcaatcacattaagcccgttatccgtacatgcttcatagtagagtggcctgttagtgattatgatctgagaatggggtttctggcacataaatatgtgtaaacccttttattggacctaactgtagttgtgggggatctgatcgtaatccgccctaccgagttcaatgccagatacctctgaaccaactaacagtgggtgagtttctttctttttcttttctttttctttttctagcaattttttacaatcttttggtttaaatgactttgtgagggtcacctataccggagttgcctttttgctttcttttatttttttgttttgctggatcattctcttatttgcatcggtcccctacgtagaggatgcgtaggccggagctgactgttgagataaactactgaggacttatacggaaatgatgattaaggccatggtatatggggtttcgggaatgattcctatatttacgaagtctatggtgctaaaataatactgatgtttcgcaaagttctcccaagtcaccacatccttactcaaaacatgtctttaaaacctgaaagCTTTCGaaataacactgttttcttttgcaaaaattttttggtggggctaaaggtatggggagattagattgtactaaagatacattatatttggtgactcgtcagactcatgcattatactaaaaagaaaaataaataactaaaaggaaataaaaataaacaaactatctaaaaacagcaaagaaaactgaaaataaaagaaaagcgataaaggctcctcccacacttaaatcgaacattgtccccaatgtttcgaaataagataagggaagagttacctggcaacctattgctgaccactggTGCCTTCGCCATCCCGAGGTGGACGACGagatcgggtacgacgacggtctctctgatccatcctcgcctgcagggcatcctgagcggtcctcacctctcgaaggttacataaaatggaaccttgagtggcttcgATGAGTGCCATGTGTTGCTggtggtattgttgctgacgggcttgcgtatttgtaatcgtaagcagggactgtagaacagtgtcgtaggacctgtctgtcctccgctgtgATTCTTGCATAAAGCTCATGTTATCCGccatttgttgctggatggtagagagtaggtcatcacgcctttgctccctagccatgtggtcacgccacatctcttatgtaatatagaagccaggagtggtacctgcaaaagaagaagatggtgtggtgtgtggtggtgaaggatgatggggggacacatggggtatgggagatctctctctccgatcatattcatcatcagtgtcatgtcccaCCTCATCaagaatgttaggaggaagaggacccaaaacaggtggagcatctaaagcgtaggtccaattcctctcatctcgtatatctgtacgtctagtgcaaggtaggacaacagatgggatggctacaccatgaaccataagtgtataacctccttctctccttgaacgacacaatttcatgtctctcagaaattttaggttaattgtgcgaggaggtaaggggtctagggtagccatctcattgttcaggttaagcgcccgagcaatagacgtaatcaatccaccaaaagaaatcggtcccgctttattcaaagttaaaatcatatgggcaagcatgaacgggaccaAATTAATTCgcctatttgtgaggcttccttgcaaaaatagaagctctctagcattaaccttatttggattctcccggccaaaaatagtacatgccaacagatatctaaaaactcttatggtcgggttatggatagttgaggcaagaactccttcaaaagagtttatggaagtgtttgataaacgctcccagaaggaaaatacctcaacagaccattcggaatccaaaggggcctcacaaatagcaccgttcccatgagggatccctaacaagctggctagttcgtcggcATTGAACTcgtattcaacagcaaacattctaaatctgacagtaccaattgtgctagcagtgttagggttgacaatatagattaaggaactcaaaaattcaattgtcaaccgctcataggtaggttctttgttggaaaagaaattatgcaaacctaagttatctaataaatggaaaattctatgatagatacctaaagtgtagagacgGTTTTCGTCAAtataccttgtcgggaggatttcccgattttgcaaccgttcaataatttttctttgtctatcccccggtttccctcctcgaaggatgaatccattaaactccatttgaatgctcttcaaaagtgatgaagaagatgaagtggtttgtgaaaagTTTGGAATTTTACAAATTCCgacggatgaaatcgaaaatggaaattggaataatgatttgtgtggtgtggtggttagaaaagtatgagctttttgtgggttcaaggatgtttttccaaggtgaaaatatgggtttggaaggttgtaagttgcaaaaatggtgaagaaaggggttctaccccgaccttttacagacgctgtggcgggagccacaggtcctatggcgggcgccacaaggcaaaatctggctgggccagattttggtcctttggtttgggcttctcttgtcttttggctttgaggggtccgaatagcatttgtcttgtgattacctagtatcattggcttgcataatttttatagaagtaaaaataaaagataaaaataaaaataaaacaaaaaataaatattagactaataaataaataaatagaaaatgcaaataaaacaaacataaggcatatatagataaaaacagaaataTCAATGTAAAGAcatagtttatataatattcctaatacgataatataaaatgagttatgtaaatacggGAAATATAAAAAgaagagataaaataagatgaaatggtgagatcatatagtagggatgtcgtcttcctgagtggatccacggagcatggctatctcctgcctgagctctgcgatctcctgatatagacagtcggcttcagtagcatgggtgagatcagacactcccatctgtaaagtgaggtcagccacctcctgtctaagctctgcgatctctctacgacactcagcaatctgggtgcgtatgtcgggtgtctgTAATGAAcgattattagagaaaacagtgattctgggagatggtggtgtaggcgtgtattcagcaatgggtggtgattTCGGTTCCTCGAtggtctctccctggccctctagagcataactccaattcgctggatcatgcacactggtcatcataggatctggcagtgtgaaataatggatagcctcaCTATCTAccagcaatcggaactgacatgggtggaaaaaggctctcctcatcaaccctctggtcaaacagaagtcgatgtccatggtagtgtacccacagtagatccggagatgtgacagcttgcgagacagacctaaagcgacagcaatctgtATGATGATTTcgcccacatggatgactcctttggtggatctggagataccgctgagactaTATAATAAgaagttcccacatgctactggacgagactgggatgcacaaaataataggaagatctcctcttcactcagtagtgtctctgcatccggtcttcccaggaaggaatgtgctaatatcatctgaaagtatctgaaggcggggttatgtataaTATAAGATAGTTGCATAGATGGATcttggcttccgccacctgatatatcactccaaaacttctccacctccttacccagaaaatatcccataggtgtctccgggatagcatcaggagtggtctgaAAACCCAAtaggtcgccgaactctttctggctgaaagagtactcaactccaaagagcctgaaagcagcatacccatctggtccatagtatgggtcatagtcgaatgaactcaggaactccaatgtcaggttccggtatgtgttactcaagtcatcagcaaattcGTCCCAGTGAAGTTGGTGGCTAAGGAATCTGATACTtggctcgatacccagtgccttcatacagtgctgatcagggtaacgtgtgggtgccatagggcgctgatacagagTGATGTAGCGTtctctctgagcattatctctataggccacgtgcatgtcatcgaaatcctgcatcctgtaaaagttaagaaagtgatcctgaaaatgcaaaccattcaaatcttagtctcaatgcaaaatatgataaaataaaataaaaataaaagaaaaataaaattaaataaatgcgaaaaagtaaaatgaaagcaaaaccatgggttgcctcccacgcagcgcttgtttaacgtcattagcttgacgattagaatttatacacctgtagtagtagggattggtggatcaatcagggtgtggcttgagtagtatgctggaatgtctcctccttcgtagagcttcagtctttgtccatttacaatgaatggactacaggtttcgttcttgatttctacggctccggatctcagaatcttggatacttcgaaaggaccagtccatcttgaacgtagctttccagggaagagtcgtaacctagtgttaaaaaggagaacaaaatcgcctacattgaagtttttctttactattcttttatcatgataggcttttgtcctctctttatatatttttgcattctcgtaggccgattgcctaagttcttctaatttatgaatgtctagggtacgcttttctccagcggctaggtagtctaaattcaaagttttaatggcccaataggctttatgctctaactcgaatggtaagtgacaagattttccataaactagttggtaaggagtagttcctataggggttttgaaagcggttttataggcccataatgcttcttgaagcttttgagaccagtctctcctagaaatagaaacaattttctctaggatttgttttatctccctattggacacttctacttggccactagtctgtggatggtatggtgttgctactctatgtttaactccatattttcttaaaagtttgtcaaatattcttgatatgaagtgtgatcctccatcgcttatgactaaacgtggtgttccaaatctagggaatatatagtttttaaatagtttgattacaaccctagtgtcgtttgtgggtgcagctataacttcaatccacttagacacatagtctacagctactaagatatacctgtttcctaaggatggtgggaaaggtcccatgaaatctataccccatacgtcaaagagttctacttcctgaatgtttcttagaggcatttcatcacgtcttaaaatgtttccagtgcgttggcatctatcacatttgacaatgcaagcatagacatcaagccacatggtaggccagaataggccagcttgaagaatcttggcgtatgtcttagaggtgctcgcatgtccaccataaggtgcagaatgacaatgctcgataatactatttacctcttctggaacgcaacagcgaaaaatgccatctttaccccttttgaaaaggagcggttcgtcccaatagaagtttctcacatcgtggaagaatttcttcttgcggtggtagtcaagatcagggggtactatatcagcagctaggtaattgacgaagtctgcataccaggcactacgccaaaaaggtttttttaacagcgcatcttagacagcgcttttaaaagaaagcgctgtctaaggttaaaataaaaataaaacacggaaaatgttctaaaaatTTAATGAAAGCGCTGTTTAAACTGATTTTAATTTTTAACGATGTAAGAGAAAAGTAGCAGAAGAAAATAACACCAGTTTAGTCAGCGAGTGACTGAGTGATGAGCATGAAGATGAAAATGGAGGAGCAAGAAAATCTAAACCTAATCCCCCCAACAGCAACCCTAGAAATAGACAAAGACCTCACTCTCCTACCACGCATCAAACTCAACCTCACCGTACACCCTTCCACACCTTCATCCTCCATAACAAACCAAATCGACGAATGGAAAACCAAACGAGCCTTACTCGATTTTCTCCAAACCTCTCATTCTCTTCCCTTTCCTCTCCCCGAAGAAGATCTTCAATTCAAACGCTTCAACAAAGACCTCAAAAAGCGTAAACGCGAAGATCCCGTCGTTTACGGTACACTCCACATCTGGGACCTGTCGTTTTTGAGTGAGAAGAATGAAAACGACGTTGTGAAATGGAGGAATGGTCTTCGGAATGTCAATCGGAGTTCCAGGCGCGAACCGGATACGGTTGTTGTTAGTGGTGTGCCGTCGCGGTGGTTCGCGGAGACTAGGGTTTCTTCTAAACCTTCTATGCTTGTTACTCATACCATTTTTTCAAAGTTTGGCAAGATAAGGTTTGTTTTGAATACAATTTATAGCTTTTATGTGCTTATTTTGGGATATCATGGGGGTATTTGATCTATGTTGCTGATTCCACCTTAATGTAAACGACCTTTGTTGTTATCGTAAGATTTTGTTGTAGAATGTTCAAATTTAAGTGTCAATTGGCTTCTGCTACCATTTCATAATATATGCAAATTGTTGATCTTATGTCACAAAAATTATTCCCTCTTTTGCAGCTTACTACCGTGGAGCCATGGGTATTTTGCTTGTATATGACGTTACTGACGAATCTTCTTTTAACAGTAATTTTCTCTTCCTCACACTCTCGTGTTGCATGCTATTCCTCTTTCATCATTTCCACTCCTTAAATCCGGATTTACTTAAATCTTAATGTCTTAGTAGAACACCCATTATATTCAGCCAATTCAATTATTCAACAGTTCAATTGGACAATTTGGCTTGCAATGTGTTTTAAGTTCTTTTACATGACAATACAACTTATTTTACTGTGTCCAGATCATGTGCTTCAAATgtatttttatttcttttctaCATGGCAAATAGTCTTATATCATCTTGTGTCCATATATCAGGAATTGGATTCGTAACATTGAGCAGCATGCTTCTGACAATGTTAACAAGATACTGGTAGGCAACAAAGCTGATATGGATGAAAGCAAACGGGTATGTCATCTATCATCCTTACTTATACTCTTGCCAATCGCGCCTTTCTTGAAACCAAGAAGGCTCAAAGCAGGAACCACAGACTGCACCTGGCTTATGGTCATGGTGTTTGTTGTTAACAACTATGGTATTCCTAAATTTCTGAATATGTGTGAATATAGATCAAACCTATGTTGTTGTGACATCCACATCTTCATTCTTTAGTTTAACTGTTTATCCAAATAGGCATTAATTTGCTTAGTTAGTATGTTTGAACTTGTTAATAGCTAGTTAGTTAATTCTTTAATAAGCTTTATATATCGATGTTTTTGAACGGGTGAGATCTTTGGGTCATGGTTTTGAATAGCTTGAGCTTAGGTGAAAGTGTGATTGATCCGGTCAAATAGCCGAAGTGTAAACAATGCAGTTCACAATTCTACTGGTTGAATGGCTCGCGGTTTAGTCTTTGAAACATTGCGAGCTTCTTGTATGCATCTTTTCATAGCTTTTGTGTGCTTATAAATTTAAAATTCTTCACTTATGATGAGTTTCAAATGGCTAGATGTA from Lathyrus oleraceus cultivar Zhongwan6 chromosome 7, CAAS_Psat_ZW6_1.0, whole genome shotgun sequence encodes the following:
- the LOC127107089 gene encoding uncharacterized protein LOC127107089 — its product is MSMKMKMEEQENLNLIPPTATLEIDKDLTLLPRIKLNLTVHPSTPSSSITNQIDEWKTKRALLDFLQTSHSLPFPLPEEDLQFKRFNKDLKKRKREDPVVYGTLHIWDLSFLSEKNENDVVKWRNGLRNVNRSSRREPDTVVVSGVPSRWFAETRVSSKPSMLVTHTIFSKFGKIRFVLNTIYSFYVLILGYHGGI